In a genomic window of Glaciimonas sp. PCH181:
- a CDS encoding acetate uptake transporter family protein — translation MQTASSTPVTETKIIMSDPTALGVFGLAMVTFVAASAKMGWTSGTTYIIPWALFLGSIAQVWASSIDFKKNNYFGAIVLGAYGLFWIAVAMHWATSLGWLGPVSDKADPRQLGVACIGYFIFSLFIMVAAFEANKVFAAILVAINVLLPALALTIFGINAPFFSMVAAYAELAISLMGFYCAGAVFLNSYFGRTLLPLGKPFGFIRKGALVHQIKEIHLIEPLAAAATK, via the coding sequence ATGCAAACAGCATCTTCAACCCCAGTTACCGAAACCAAAATCATCATGTCAGACCCGACAGCGCTAGGCGTGTTTGGGCTGGCGATGGTTACCTTCGTCGCGGCATCCGCAAAAATGGGCTGGACCAGCGGCACCACCTATATTATTCCGTGGGCGTTGTTTCTGGGATCGATTGCGCAGGTGTGGGCATCCAGCATCGATTTTAAAAAGAATAATTATTTCGGCGCGATTGTGCTTGGCGCGTATGGCCTGTTTTGGATTGCCGTCGCTATGCATTGGGCAACAAGTCTGGGTTGGCTAGGCCCGGTCAGCGACAAGGCGGACCCTCGACAGCTCGGGGTGGCGTGCATCGGTTATTTCATTTTTTCGCTATTCATCATGGTCGCCGCATTCGAAGCAAACAAGGTCTTCGCCGCGATTCTAGTGGCTATCAATGTATTGTTACCGGCGCTGGCGCTGACGATCTTCGGCATCAATGCGCCCTTCTTTAGCATGGTTGCGGCTTATGCCGAACTAGCGATTTCGCTGATGGGCTTTTATTGCGCAGGGGCGGTATTTCTCAACAGTTATTTCGGCCGCACGCTGTTGCCACTAGGAAAGCCATTTGGTTTCATCCGTAAAGGGGCGCTGGTGCACCAGATCAAAGAAATCCATCTGATTGAGCCGCTAGCCGCTGCAGCAACAAAATAA
- a CDS encoding acyl-CoA dehydrogenase has product MTYKAPLKDMLFVINELAGLHAVNTLPGCEDATPDTVEAVLEENAKFCSGVVAPLNGPSDKEPSYWHDGNVTTSNGFKEAFKSFAEAGWQGVQHPVDFGGQGLPKLVATPCIEMLNAASISFALVALLSDGAIEALLTAGSDVQKTTYLAPLISGKWTGTMNLTEPQAGSDLAAVRTRAVPQDDGTFKVFGTKIFITYGEHDLAENIIHLVLARTPDAPAGVKGISLFIVPKFLINPDGSLGARNDAHCVSIEHKLGIKASPTAVLQFGDHGGAIGTLVGEENRGLEYMFIMMNAARFGVGMQGIGLAERSYQQAVAFAKDRVQSRDVAGSAGPVAIIHHPDVRRMLMSMRAQTEAARALAYVGAGICDIAHHHPDAATRTANLAVYEYLVPIIKGWSTEMSQDVTRDGVQVHGGMGFIEETGAAQHYRDAKILTIYEGTTAIQANDLVGRRTARDAGATAKRIIAQVRATEAQLAELTQGSQGKNDADFKAILQHLSEGSVALEAVVEYVANNMKTDVKAVFSGSVLYLKLAGIVLGGWQMARAAIIAQQKLDDGTGDAQFYQAKIGTTRFFADHILSQASWLSTVIINGSAGVLALTEDQF; this is encoded by the coding sequence ATGACTTATAAAGCCCCCTTGAAAGATATGCTGTTCGTCATAAACGAACTAGCAGGCCTGCATGCGGTGAATACCTTACCAGGCTGCGAAGACGCGACGCCGGACACCGTTGAAGCAGTGTTGGAAGAGAATGCAAAATTTTGCAGCGGCGTCGTGGCACCGTTGAATGGCCCGAGCGATAAAGAGCCTAGCTACTGGCACGACGGCAACGTCACAACCTCTAACGGCTTCAAAGAGGCATTCAAATCTTTCGCTGAGGCGGGATGGCAAGGCGTGCAGCATCCGGTCGATTTCGGAGGTCAAGGCTTGCCGAAGCTGGTAGCCACGCCTTGTATTGAAATGCTCAACGCGGCAAGCATCTCGTTTGCGCTAGTTGCCCTGTTGAGCGATGGCGCGATTGAGGCCCTGCTAACGGCTGGCAGTGATGTACAAAAAACCACCTATCTTGCGCCGCTTATCTCGGGCAAGTGGACCGGCACGATGAACCTGACCGAACCTCAGGCAGGCTCCGATCTGGCTGCCGTGCGTACACGCGCGGTGCCGCAAGATGACGGCACATTTAAAGTGTTCGGCACAAAAATTTTCATTACTTACGGTGAGCATGATCTGGCTGAGAACATCATCCATCTGGTATTGGCGCGCACGCCTGACGCACCAGCGGGAGTAAAAGGGATTTCGCTGTTTATCGTACCGAAGTTTCTGATCAATCCGGACGGTTCACTGGGCGCACGCAACGATGCGCATTGCGTCTCAATCGAGCACAAACTGGGCATCAAGGCCAGCCCGACAGCGGTCCTGCAATTTGGCGATCATGGCGGTGCAATCGGCACCTTAGTCGGCGAGGAAAATCGTGGCCTCGAATATATGTTCATCATGATGAACGCGGCCCGTTTCGGTGTCGGCATGCAAGGCATCGGTCTGGCTGAGCGTTCGTACCAACAGGCGGTCGCATTCGCAAAGGATAGAGTGCAATCGCGCGATGTCGCCGGTTCGGCTGGTCCTGTGGCAATTATTCATCACCCCGACGTGCGTCGCATGCTGATGTCGATGCGTGCCCAAACTGAAGCGGCACGCGCGCTGGCCTACGTTGGCGCGGGCATCTGTGACATCGCGCACCACCATCCGGATGCAGCTACCCGCACTGCGAATCTGGCAGTGTATGAGTATCTCGTCCCCATCATTAAAGGCTGGTCAACCGAGATGTCACAAGATGTGACCCGCGATGGCGTGCAAGTGCACGGCGGCATGGGTTTCATCGAAGAAACCGGCGCGGCCCAGCATTACCGCGATGCAAAGATCCTGACAATTTACGAAGGCACAACAGCGATTCAGGCAAATGATCTGGTCGGTCGCAGAACGGCGCGTGACGCCGGTGCAACAGCCAAAAGGATCATTGCACAAGTGCGGGCAACCGAAGCGCAACTGGCGGAATTGACGCAAGGCTCGCAGGGTAAGAACGATGCAGATTTCAAGGCGATCTTGCAGCATTTATCCGAAGGTAGCGTTGCGCTGGAAGCAGTGGTGGAATATGTAGCCAATAATATGAAGACTGATGTCAAAGCGGTATTTTCAGGCAGCGTGTTGTATCTAAAACTAGCTGGCATCGTCTTGGGTGGATGGCAGATGGCCCGTGCGGCAATAATTGCACAGCAAAAACTGGACGATGGGACCGGCGATGCGCAGTTCTATCAAGCGAAAATTGGCACTACGCGTTTCTTTGCAGATCATATTCTGTCGCAAGCATCATGGCTAAGCACCGTGATCATCAATGGCAGCGCAGGCGTGTTAGCCCTGACCGAGGACCAGTTCTAA
- a CDS encoding POTRA domain-containing protein — MFDTAVLHALVADAEGQTMSLSRLDELVARISNYYHSKGYPLARAIVPAQSIVSGDTGYMGTAELRHDLGMIWNGGLQAIAFIDGAYVTINKSPWAAGVNSATLRGAGVGINWVASQQWSAKVSVAAPLGARPALAASTASARVWGQIGYGF, encoded by the coding sequence TTGTTCGATACCGCCGTCCTGCATGCACTGGTCGCGGACGCGGAAGGGCAAACCATGTCGCTGTCCCGGCTGGATGAGCTTGTCGCTCGCATCAGCAATTACTATCACAGCAAAGGCTACCCGTTGGCTCGGGCGATTGTCCCGGCGCAGAGTATTGTGTCGGGCGATACTGGCTATATGGGAACGGCAGAACTTCGGCACGATCTTGGCATGATCTGGAATGGCGGTTTGCAGGCGATTGCTTTCATCGACGGCGCGTATGTGACGATCAATAAATCGCCTTGGGCCGCGGGTGTGAACAGTGCCACTCTGCGTGGTGCGGGTGTGGGAATTAACTGGGTCGCCTCGCAGCAATGGAGTGCCAAGGTCTCGGTTGCTGCACCACTGGGCGCACGCCCGGCACTGGCGGCCTCCACCGCATCAGCCCGGGTATGGGGTCAGATTGGTTACGGGTTTTAA
- a CDS encoding sensor histidine kinase: protein MSPRKIIPAASPPRPHVALPAQIEGIDEATWIDVIQKMDEVYSQLVKDEIVLEEKNEQLESSQQFIFSVLSAMSDVLVACNRVGDIEETNTALRELTGLDEDALHGMSIFKLLADSASIDCIRRIIERPAPQRISEVVELNLIHPRQGPVPVDVNCTQRLDGTGKHAGYVFVGRPMGEIKRAYRELSETHEALKRTQQQLLHSEKMASLGRLVAGVAHELNNPISFVLGNVHALKRYSERLTLYVEALHESASKEMPAGMREKLRIDHILSDLPSLIEGTLEGAQRTTEIVNGLKRFSAVDSEEQTKVDLNSVIARAIHWISKGAAPTFTVHWTPGDALNVTGNAGKLLQVLMNLIQNAYDAASAKNSSSPQLWITAQANGDVVSLFLRDNGSGISPDHLSHIFDPFFTTKPVGKGTGLGLSISYGIIEQHSGNLYARNHPQGGAEFVIELPLATPST from the coding sequence ATGTCGCCCCGCAAAATCATTCCTGCAGCATCACCACCTCGTCCTCACGTTGCGCTTCCGGCGCAGATAGAAGGCATTGACGAGGCGACGTGGATCGATGTAATTCAAAAAATGGACGAGGTTTATTCGCAACTGGTGAAGGACGAGATCGTATTGGAAGAAAAGAACGAGCAACTAGAAAGTTCGCAGCAGTTCATTTTCAGTGTCTTATCGGCCATGTCCGATGTTTTGGTCGCCTGCAATCGGGTGGGCGATATCGAAGAGACGAATACTGCTTTACGTGAACTGACTGGTCTGGATGAAGACGCGCTGCACGGCATGTCCATCTTTAAGCTGCTTGCGGATTCTGCCAGTATTGATTGCATTCGACGAATCATTGAGCGTCCTGCACCGCAGCGTATCAGCGAGGTGGTTGAACTCAATTTGATCCATCCGAGGCAAGGGCCGGTGCCGGTCGACGTGAACTGCACGCAACGACTAGATGGTACGGGAAAGCACGCTGGTTATGTGTTCGTCGGTCGTCCGATGGGCGAGATCAAGCGTGCTTACCGAGAACTGAGCGAGACGCATGAGGCGCTTAAGCGCACCCAACAGCAACTGCTGCATTCCGAAAAAATGGCCTCTCTCGGTCGCCTCGTTGCTGGCGTCGCACATGAATTGAACAACCCTATTAGTTTCGTACTGGGTAATGTTCATGCGTTAAAACGTTACAGCGAACGGTTGACGTTATACGTTGAGGCGTTACATGAGAGTGCCTCAAAGGAGATGCCAGCAGGCATGCGTGAGAAGTTACGCATCGATCATATTTTGAGTGATTTGCCGTCGCTTATCGAGGGCACTCTCGAAGGTGCTCAACGCACCACTGAGATCGTCAACGGTCTGAAACGCTTTTCTGCCGTGGATAGCGAGGAACAAACCAAGGTTGATCTAAACAGCGTCATTGCGCGTGCGATTCATTGGATTAGCAAGGGTGCGGCCCCCACATTTACAGTGCATTGGACGCCCGGCGATGCTTTGAATGTGACGGGTAATGCAGGCAAATTGTTGCAGGTATTGATGAACCTGATCCAAAACGCCTATGATGCGGCCTCGGCTAAGAATAGCTCCTCACCCCAGCTATGGATTACGGCGCAGGCAAATGGCGATGTCGTCTCGCTATTCTTGCGTGACAATGGCAGCGGCATTTCGCCGGACCACCTTTCACATATATTCGATCCGTTTTTTACTACCAAACCGGTGGGCAAAGGAACTGGCTTGGGACTGTCCATCAGCTACGGTATTATCGAACAGCACTCCGGCAATCTATACGCACGTAATCATCCGCAGGGCGGTGCGGAGTTTGTGATTGAACTCCCGCTGGCGACGCCAAGTACATGA
- the nikR gene encoding nickel-responsive transcriptional regulator NikR, with protein sequence MMERFTISLDTPLAEEFDRLIHARGYQNRSEAMRDILRQHIEQERLRTEQAPRCVAAVSYVYSHHERALAERVINLQHHYHDLTIASMHAHLDHDQCVESLLLKGPTQQVRVCAERLMAERGVRHGALNLIPVDEILYPHVHDAQSGHPHLPPLAHLHTRPKS encoded by the coding sequence ATGATGGAGCGTTTTACGATTTCACTTGATACGCCACTGGCCGAGGAATTTGATCGGTTAATCCATGCGCGTGGCTATCAAAATCGGTCTGAAGCAATGCGCGATATTTTACGGCAGCATATTGAGCAGGAGCGATTGAGGACGGAACAGGCACCGCGTTGCGTCGCTGCGGTTAGTTATGTTTATAGTCATCATGAACGCGCATTAGCCGAACGGGTGATCAATTTACAGCATCATTATCATGATTTGACCATTGCCAGCATGCATGCGCACCTGGACCATGATCAATGTGTTGAGTCTCTTCTGCTTAAAGGGCCAACACAACAGGTACGTGTATGCGCTGAACGTTTGATGGCGGAACGTGGTGTGCGACACGGCGCGCTGAATCTGATACCTGTAGATGAAATACTATATCCCCATGTCCATGATGCGCAATCCGGTCACCCTCACTTGCCCCCGTTGGCGCATCTGCACACGCGACCAAAATCTTGA
- a CDS encoding nickel-dependent hydrogenase large subunit, translated as MTRLIVGPFNRVEGDLEVRLEIVDGRVQSAHVNSPMYRGFEQILLKKPAMDALIYVPRICGICSVSQSVASARALADAMGMNPPPNGLLVTNVMLATENMADHLTHFYLFFMPDFARSVYAQQHWHTTVQDRFTALQGRHARLALAARQRWFTLLGTLGGKWPHTQSIQPTGSSRAIEAAERIRLLARIREFRTFLEQTLFGAPLESIAAIDSEAALREWHATAAPECGDFRLFLTLAWQLGLDRMGPGPGLYMSNGSYPLPDGKLTFARGLWDATMAEVQALDPAVIGEDATHAWLSDAGGPRHPSDGLTLPDIDKPDAYTWNKAPRFGGRVLETGALARQLVDGHPLVRDAVMRCGGTVYTRVLARLLELTLVVPAMEQWIKALRIDEPYFVPQSLPDDADGMGLTEAARGSLGHWVKIRNGKIANYQIIAPTTWNFSPRDAQGIPGALEAALVGAPILQGEDTPVAVQHIVRSFDPCMVCTVH; from the coding sequence ATGACACGTTTGATTGTCGGTCCGTTTAATCGGGTTGAAGGCGATCTGGAGGTGCGTCTGGAAATAGTCGATGGGCGCGTTCAAAGTGCGCATGTCAACTCGCCGATGTATCGCGGGTTTGAGCAGATATTGCTGAAAAAACCGGCGATGGATGCGCTGATTTACGTCCCGCGTATCTGCGGTATTTGTTCGGTGTCGCAATCGGTCGCCTCTGCACGTGCATTGGCCGATGCGATGGGCATGAATCCACCACCGAATGGCCTGCTCGTCACGAACGTGATGCTGGCAACTGAAAATATGGCAGATCATCTGACCCATTTTTATCTTTTCTTTATGCCTGATTTTGCACGCTCTGTTTACGCGCAGCAGCATTGGCATACAACCGTGCAGGATCGTTTTACCGCGTTGCAGGGGCGGCATGCGCGTTTAGCGCTGGCAGCCCGTCAACGCTGGTTTACGCTGCTTGGCACGCTAGGTGGAAAATGGCCGCATACCCAATCGATACAGCCGACCGGCTCGTCCCGAGCAATTGAAGCGGCGGAGCGGATACGATTGCTGGCGCGAATTCGTGAATTTCGCACCTTTCTTGAACAGACTTTGTTCGGTGCGCCGCTAGAAAGTATCGCCGCAATCGACAGCGAAGCAGCACTCCGTGAATGGCATGCGACTGCTGCGCCGGAGTGTGGTGATTTTCGGCTGTTTTTGACGTTGGCATGGCAGCTTGGACTGGATCGCATGGGGCCTGGGCCTGGACTATACATGTCGAATGGCTCGTATCCGCTACCGGATGGCAAACTCACTTTTGCGCGTGGGTTATGGGATGCAACGATGGCCGAAGTGCAGGCGCTTGACCCTGCGGTGATCGGTGAGGATGCTACCCATGCATGGCTATCTGATGCTGGTGGGCCACGTCATCCCTCCGACGGTCTGACCTTGCCGGATATTGATAAACCGGATGCCTACACCTGGAACAAGGCACCGCGATTTGGCGGGCGGGTGCTTGAGACCGGTGCGTTGGCGCGGCAGCTTGTAGATGGCCATCCACTGGTGCGAGACGCCGTTATGCGCTGCGGCGGGACTGTGTACACGCGGGTGCTGGCGCGTTTATTAGAGTTGACGCTGGTCGTGCCTGCAATGGAGCAATGGATCAAAGCTTTGCGCATTGATGAACCTTATTTTGTACCGCAATCGTTGCCCGACGATGCCGATGGCATGGGCCTGACCGAGGCGGCACGAGGCAGCCTCGGGCACTGGGTGAAGATTCGCAATGGGAAAATCGCCAATTATCAGATTATTGCCCCGACAACCTGGAATTTTTCGCCCCGTGACGCACAAGGCATTCCAGGTGCACTGGAAGCAGCATTGGTGGGGGCACCGATATTGCAAGGCGAAGATACGCCCGTAGCGGTGCAACATATCGTGCGTTCGTTTGATCCATGCATGGTCTGCACCGTGCATTGA
- a CDS encoding HupU protein, translating to MMSSNTFYSKPAAFNVLWLQSGGCGGCTMSLLCADTPDFFGALSDAGINMLWHPSLSIESGADALRILRACIDGEMPLHALCVEGSMLRGPHGTGRFHMLAGTGKPMIEWVRALAEVADYTVAVGTCAAYGGITAAGSNPTDACGLQYEGDQIGGLLGAAYRSRTGLPVINVAGCPTHPNWVLETLMALAADLFDASQIDALGRPRFYADHLVHHGCTRNEYYEFKASAEKPSDLGCMMENMGCKGTQVHADCNTRLWNGDGSCTRGGYACISCTEPGFEEPGHAFHVTPKIAGIPIGLPTDMPKAWFVALASLSKSATPKRVRENATADHLKVVPAIRKTRLK from the coding sequence ATGATGTCCTCTAATACGTTTTATAGTAAGCCTGCTGCTTTCAATGTGCTGTGGCTGCAATCCGGCGGCTGTGGCGGCTGCACTATGTCGTTGTTGTGTGCGGATACCCCAGATTTTTTCGGCGCACTGAGTGATGCAGGTATCAACATGCTGTGGCATCCGTCGCTGTCGATTGAGAGCGGTGCAGATGCGTTGCGCATTTTGCGCGCATGCATTGATGGGGAGATGCCCTTGCATGCGCTATGTGTGGAGGGATCGATGCTGCGTGGCCCGCACGGCACGGGCCGTTTTCACATGCTGGCGGGCACAGGCAAGCCGATGATCGAATGGGTAAGGGCGCTTGCGGAGGTGGCCGATTACACCGTGGCGGTCGGTACTTGTGCTGCGTATGGTGGGATTACGGCAGCGGGTAGCAATCCGACCGATGCCTGCGGTTTGCAATATGAAGGAGACCAGATCGGGGGTTTATTGGGAGCGGCGTACCGCTCACGCACAGGCTTGCCGGTCATTAACGTTGCGGGCTGTCCGACGCATCCGAACTGGGTGCTTGAAACATTGATGGCGCTGGCTGCCGATTTGTTTGACGCAAGCCAGATCGATGCGCTTGGACGCCCCCGATTTTATGCAGATCATTTGGTGCATCACGGCTGTACTCGGAATGAATATTATGAATTTAAAGCCAGCGCGGAGAAGCCATCCGACCTAGGCTGCATGATGGAAAACATGGGCTGCAAAGGCACGCAAGTGCATGCCGATTGCAATACGCGTCTATGGAATGGTGACGGGTCCTGTACGCGCGGCGGTTATGCCTGTATTAGTTGCACCGAGCCGGGGTTTGAAGAACCCGGTCATGCATTTCATGTTACGCCCAAGATTGCAGGTATCCCGATTGGTCTGCCAACAGATATGCCTAAAGCGTGGTTCGTCGCGCTGGCATCGTTGTCAAAATCTGCCACGCCCAAACGCGTAAGAGAAAACGCCACGGCCGACCACTTGAAGGTCGTCCCGGCTATTCGCAAAACTCGATTGAAATGA
- a CDS encoding sigma-54 dependent transcriptional regulator: protein MNISEATSLPTVLVVDDETRSQDAIRRTLEEDFKVLTASSAEEARILMERREPAVILCDQRMPGMTGVQFLKEVRERWPDVVRIIISGYTDTEDIIAGINDAGIYQYVLKPWMPDHLLDSVRGAVEARVLQLDMHRLDLELRTSTSVLRARTAEKQTLLKATFDFERIIRVAGSPMDGICELAARVARYDLSVLVLGESGSGKELLARAMHYASPRAERVFVMENCGAISDSLLESELFGHKRGSFTGAYEDHIGIFQRADGGTVFLDEIGDTSFAFQVKLLRVLQEGEIRPVGGTRPIPINVRVIAATHRDLEQEVQAGRFRQDLYYRLAGMTLTMPPLRERPGDIVPIAEALLAQASQELRMPARSFASDAMASLITYPWPGNIRELRNEIYRAVALTLNENMEISAQAFSSKVLQGQPGMAANGDGVAGMQGMANMNGMRQTGTLQERLEVIEAAILKETLLRLRWNKTHAAKELGLSRVGLRNKMVRLGLEKK from the coding sequence ATGAACATTTCTGAGGCAACCAGCTTGCCGACCGTGCTTGTCGTCGACGATGAAACGCGCTCGCAGGATGCCATTCGGCGTACTCTGGAAGAAGATTTCAAGGTGCTGACGGCGAGTTCAGCGGAGGAAGCGCGGATCTTGATGGAGCGGCGTGAACCGGCCGTGATTCTATGCGATCAGCGCATGCCGGGGATGACGGGGGTGCAGTTTCTCAAAGAAGTGCGGGAACGCTGGCCCGATGTCGTGCGGATCATCATTTCGGGCTATACCGATACCGAAGATATTATCGCGGGCATCAATGACGCCGGTATTTACCAATATGTCCTTAAGCCCTGGATGCCAGACCACCTGCTGGACTCGGTGCGCGGCGCGGTAGAAGCGCGTGTTTTGCAACTTGACATGCACCGACTCGATTTGGAGCTGCGCACCAGTACCTCAGTGTTACGGGCGCGGACGGCAGAAAAACAAACGCTACTAAAGGCAACGTTCGATTTTGAGCGGATCATTCGCGTGGCGGGTAGCCCGATGGATGGCATCTGCGAACTGGCTGCCCGCGTTGCGCGTTACGATTTGTCGGTATTGGTGCTGGGTGAATCGGGCAGCGGTAAAGAATTGCTGGCACGGGCAATGCACTACGCCAGCCCGCGAGCCGAGCGCGTGTTTGTGATGGAAAATTGTGGTGCGATATCGGACAGTTTGCTGGAATCCGAATTGTTCGGCCACAAACGAGGATCATTTACCGGCGCTTATGAAGACCATATCGGCATTTTCCAGCGGGCTGACGGTGGTACGGTATTTCTCGATGAGATCGGCGATACTTCATTTGCGTTTCAGGTCAAACTGCTGCGGGTATTGCAGGAAGGCGAAATCCGCCCGGTTGGTGGGACGCGCCCGATTCCTATCAACGTGCGCGTGATCGCTGCTACCCATCGCGATTTGGAACAGGAAGTCCAGGCGGGTCGTTTTCGGCAAGATTTATATTATCGTCTGGCTGGCATGACGCTGACGATGCCGCCGTTACGTGAGCGTCCGGGCGATATTGTTCCGATTGCGGAGGCGCTGCTGGCGCAAGCCTCACAAGAATTGAGAATGCCAGCGCGATCTTTTGCGTCAGATGCAATGGCCAGCCTGATAACATATCCGTGGCCGGGTAATATTCGCGAACTGCGCAATGAAATTTATCGGGCGGTCGCCTTGACGCTAAATGAAAATATGGAAATAAGTGCGCAGGCTTTCTCTAGCAAAGTGCTGCAAGGCCAGCCAGGTATGGCCGCCAATGGGGACGGCGTTGCTGGCATGCAGGGTATGGCAAACATGAACGGCATGCGGCAAACTGGCACCTTACAAGAACGGCTGGAAGTGATCGAAGCCGCCATTTTGAAAGAAACCTTGCTGCGCTTGCGCTGGAACAAGACGCACGCCGCCAAGGAGCTAGGACTATCACGGGTTGGATTGCGAAATAAAATGGTTCGTTTGGGACTGGAGAAAAAATGA
- a CDS encoding hydrogenase maturation protein: MRILFLTHSFNSLTQQLFLALRGCGHQVSIELDIADSVSEEAVALFKPDLIIAPFLKRAIPISIWQHHVCLVVHPGIVGDRGPSALDWAILNGESVWGVTVLQANAEMDAGDIWAHASFSMRVAKKSSLYRDEVTAAAVRAVLEAVQKFAIGAQPMPLAEAVTARGILRPLLQQKERSIDWQRDSSAVVLSKINSADSFPGVLDTLFDSPCYLYDAHLATAAILDAAAAAAAGVPGDIIARRDQAVLRRTIDGGVWIGHVRPMRSADDAEKPFKLPVADWFAAQVAQLPELPTALVRPAEEWGELRYWEEGPVGFLSFDFYNGAMSTGQCQRLQAAIQHVKQRPTRVLVLLGGEDFFSNGIHLNRIEASAHRPSESPADESWNNINAMNDLVLEILSMTNHFAVSALRGNAGAGGAFLALAADIVWAREAVLLNPHYKNMGNLYGSEYWTYLLPQRVEAKVARGLMQNRHPLAAPEAVKIGLIDAAFGYEADAFFSEVRKRAMALAQSDLFEEQLAAKRCKRAEDEATKPLHAYREEELSKMHRNFYGFDPSYHVARYHFVHKMPHAWTPRHLAVHRNNSLKESDTPI; this comes from the coding sequence ATGCGCATTCTTTTTCTCACGCATAGTTTTAATAGCCTGACACAACAGCTGTTTTTGGCACTACGAGGATGTGGGCATCAGGTATCGATTGAGCTAGATATCGCCGACTCGGTCAGTGAAGAAGCGGTCGCATTGTTCAAGCCTGATCTGATCATTGCACCATTTTTAAAACGTGCGATTCCCATCTCAATTTGGCAGCATCACGTGTGTCTGGTGGTGCATCCGGGTATCGTCGGAGATCGGGGACCGTCGGCGCTGGATTGGGCCATTCTCAATGGTGAGTCGGTATGGGGCGTGACGGTATTGCAGGCCAATGCCGAAATGGATGCCGGGGATATTTGGGCGCATGCCTCTTTTTCCATGCGGGTGGCTAAAAAAAGCAGTTTGTATCGGGATGAGGTGACGGCTGCGGCCGTGCGCGCCGTACTGGAAGCAGTCCAAAAATTTGCCATTGGAGCGCAGCCCATGCCGTTGGCCGAGGCTGTCACAGCGCGTGGTATTTTGCGCCCATTGTTGCAGCAAAAGGAGCGTAGCATTGATTGGCAGCGGGATAGCAGTGCCGTTGTGCTATCAAAAATCAACAGCGCCGATAGCTTTCCCGGCGTTCTGGATACCTTATTTGATTCGCCGTGCTATCTATATGACGCACATCTCGCGACGGCGGCGATATTGGACGCTGCTGCTGCTGCTGCTGCTGGTGTGCCGGGTGACATCATTGCGCGCCGTGATCAGGCAGTTTTACGCAGGACTATCGATGGCGGTGTCTGGATCGGCCATGTGCGGCCAATGCGGTCAGCCGACGATGCTGAAAAACCGTTCAAGTTGCCCGTTGCGGACTGGTTTGCAGCGCAAGTTGCGCAGTTGCCGGAACTGCCAACAGCACTAGTCCGTCCAGCCGAGGAATGGGGCGAATTGCGTTATTGGGAAGAGGGGCCAGTCGGTTTTCTGTCGTTCGATTTTTATAATGGTGCGATGTCCACTGGACAATGCCAACGCTTGCAAGCCGCCATCCAGCATGTAAAACAACGCCCGACTCGCGTATTGGTCTTGTTGGGCGGTGAAGATTTTTTTAGCAATGGCATCCATTTGAATCGGATCGAAGCAAGCGCACATCGTCCGTCCGAAAGCCCGGCAGATGAATCCTGGAACAATATCAATGCGATGAATGACCTGGTACTGGAAATTCTCTCTATGACGAATCACTTTGCCGTTTCGGCTTTGCGGGGCAATGCAGGCGCAGGTGGGGCTTTTCTGGCACTCGCCGCGGATATTGTTTGGGCGCGGGAGGCCGTGTTACTCAACCCGCATTATAAAAATATGGGCAATTTGTATGGTTCGGAATATTGGACTTATCTGTTGCCGCAGCGTGTAGAAGCAAAGGTTGCACGCGGCTTGATGCAAAACCGGCATCCACTTGCGGCACCTGAAGCTGTCAAAATCGGCTTGATTGATGCCGCATTTGGATATGAAGCAGATGCGTTTTTCAGTGAAGTACGTAAGCGCGCAATGGCTTTGGCGCAATCGGATCTTTTCGAAGAACAACTCGCTGCTAAGCGATGCAAACGGGCAGAGGACGAGGCCACCAAGCCTTTGCATGCCTACCGCGAAGAGGAGTTGTCTAAAATGCATCGTAATTTTTATGGGTTCGACCCCAGTTATCACGTTGCACGTTATCATTTTGTGCATAAAATGCCTCATGCATGGACGCCGCGCCATCTGGCCGTTCATCGGAATAACTCTTTGAAAGAATCTGACACCCCAATATGA